One Salvia miltiorrhiza cultivar Shanhuang (shh) chromosome 6, IMPLAD_Smil_shh, whole genome shotgun sequence genomic window, TACCTCAGTATTTGGACTAACAGCCTTCTTTGCTGCCTGCTCGTCTCGAATGCTTTTCCCTAGTTCACCAATTGCTCCCATGGGCATGTTGCTTGTGCTAGCATTCTGAATGGATGAAAAGAAACAATGATAAGTATTATCCACCCTTATACCAAAAGAATGAGAGAACGCAAAAACACAAAAAGGAACAGATTATATACAAGTAAAATACCATTTCAGAAATGGGGCCAACCATTTTGCATTGGTCTCGAGATAATCTGCTGAGCACAGCACTCTCCGGTGCCTTCTCAGCTGATTCACAAGGTTTGTCCTCGTCACTATCCTTGTAGCCCGATGGCATGGCAATAGAGCTGCTTGATTCTTTCTTATGCATTGAAACTTGAGGACTACTGTCAGACAATAAAACAGTACTTGTATTCTGCTCTTCTACAACACTCAACGTGTTGTGGCAGGTATCTGTTGCAACATGACCTCCATTTGAAGCGCCACCAGAGCCATCAACGCTTGAATTTAATTCCATTGAAGAATGTTCCTTCAGTGGAGCCTTTGTCGGTGGCCCCATCGATTCACACTTAGCATTTCTTGCAAGGTCCGAATGCTCAGCTGTCAATTTGCCATTAATGTTTGAGGACGTATTCTCCGAAGGAGCCTCGATCGGTGGAGCAGTCACCGGTGCATCCCTCCCGGATAAAGCTGCAGAGCCATTTAACTTTCTCTTATCTGAACCGTTTTGGATTTTCTCTTTCAATTCCAAGTTCAATTTTGAATATGCAGCATTCCCGATGGCATTCATCACCATGTTATCTTTCTGAAGGGCATTAACATGATTCTTTGAGCCAACGTTTTTCCTATCGCGAACGTAGAACATCATATAGGCCTTCTGTTCCAGAACTTTCCTCTCATTAACTTGGACAACCTATTACATGCCAAAATGATGGTAACCGTGAATTAAGTGTCAACCTATAACTGAATTAAAATTGCAAATAGAAATGAAAGAGGTTGGTTTGTATTTGAACCATATCACAATCATTTCAACTGAAGAATTAATACAATAATAACTAAGATCCCCTCTCATCAAGATAACAGTTATTTTCTCATACCTGATTGTCATCAAGGGAATACCACATGCCACTCGATGTGCGAACAAAACAGTAATAATGGCCAGAATGAGTGCTCCAACCATAATGAACAAGAACTCCATAGAGAGTGTATTTTAGATCCCCATCCTgaaaaagataaatatgagTACAAGAGTGATCATAACTTTGAACAAGTACGAATGCAGGTATCCAAAGAActgtttttttattaaaaaaaaaagagtttgcAGGTCCTTGTATACAAAGCTTGCGAGAaaaaatatgatgaaaataaaaaaattgaaacaattTATAAGAGAAGAAGCACAATGAGGACAAGGACACGCCCAAACAGGAGGATGAGCAGAAGGAGCAAGAGCAGAGTACAAGTAGGAGCTCTAGAAGAATAAAAAGGTGAAGATATCTCAAATTGGCTACGAACGTGAGAAAGAAACAAAAGTAGAACTTACATAGGGGCCAGTGACAAAAGGTTTCAAGTCCAACGTAGGTTCAAAAGCAACTCTTTTATCAACTTTTTGGCCAGGAGAATGTGAACTGAAACGCTTCAGGTGAACAGCGAGTACTTGAGGTGCCTTGTGAACTGTTAGCTGCTTCGATGCCTTTACTTTCTGTTTACATTGATCACACTGATATTCCCTCGCACCTCCATCTAACTGCTCTTTGGCGGTGAAATGAGCAAGTGCCTTATACAATGAGTCTGCTTTCTGTATTTCTAGACTTAGATCTAAGAATGGATCAAATTTGTTAGAGCAGTACGAGCACTGCATGCATTTCACCTAGGGAATGACACATATAATTAGCACAACAAAGAGAAAACAAAAACACTAACAGCCTCAAATTCAGTCACAAAAGTACCTGACTACGCAATCGACCACCAAATATTTTGTGGACCAAGCTTTTCTCATAAGCACTAGGAGATTCACTTGGCACTCCAGATGGTAAGCAGCACTTATGCATTGATTCGAGCAAATTCACCATATACTCATGAGCATCTTCTTGCCTGGCATTGCGAAAGCTCCGAGATATGCCTAATATTTTCATTAAGGACTCAAACGTAAAGAGTAAAGAGACCAACGATGTGTATGACTACATGACGCTCAGAGACTTTAAATGACTACCTACATGTGAAATACTTCGAGAACTGAGCACAAATGCTAAAGCACATCTCTTTCATTATCATAGGATACATCTCAAGTTCGACACAAGATCCTTAGGCTCTAGAATCCTCCCGCTTGACTGCAGAGCTCGGCTGACATGTTTCTGGATGGCACATAATGCACAAAACCCGGCAGTACGACCTTCATAAATTATAGGTCGTCAGAGTAAACACATGCTGAAAAATGTATGTCATGAAATATCTGCCCAATCCTTTCTTAAAATCATATAAGAAACCAATGAGATAGataaattgataaaatgaggaaGGCTCACAAGAATTTTGATGCTTCCCACTTTGAAGATAGGCAGCTAATGGTGCAGTATATGTGAGGCATTGCAGTACCGAATTAAGGAAACAAGTGTTTCCAAGGTTACGCAAACCTGCACCCTGAAATACAAGTTTGAGCCTTTGTACATGCTATGTGACTCATCAAAACATAATTCGAAACTGTAGACTCACAGAATaaaatatcatttcaagtaTTTGTGAAAGACAATACTCCAAACGTAACAGTTGGCTCATCCATAGACGCCATTGGATGGAAATTCAAATTGAACCCGCCAAGAAGCTTAAATGGAACCACCAAGGCGCGTTCTTTGGTTGAACGtttatcataagaaaatgagggataaaaaaatatggaaacattttattacattttaatGGACCCCACCTTTTATATCCCAAGTTCACTAGGGTGAAAAAACAAGGAAAAATAATATCACATCAATACACCATGTATGTTATCATTAATTGGACGAGATATATATGTTTTCCACCcttttccatcaaagagaatGCACCCCAAGTATACAAGTGAAACTGGGTAGATGGAGCAGGGAATGATACAAAACTCATtgtaaaataaaacaagaaaacaGCAGCCCATGATATAGGTGCATTTCAAGGGACGGCATTCTCCTACTTCCCAACAAATTGAAGCCAGTAGGAGCATTACAATGCATGACTGCTAGTCTGCTACTTTACTAGAAGAAACCGTTTTAAGGTAACCTTCGAAGCATTGCTCATATTATACTTTCAGCAATTATGTCCGGACAAAATAGATTCTTAAAAGAAGataaaaagaaaagggaaaaaacaCCAAGGTGTGATGGGAGGAAAAGATGCAGTACATTTCATGCATCAGTGAAAAGATAAGAAACAATAATTCCGGTGCAAACATACATGTTCTCCAGTTGACACCGAATAGGAAATTTTTCCACTTTTACTAAGCAAGTTCTACTACATTTCTTCTATCTCATCCGATCACACCAAATTACTGGAAAACAAttgttctaaaaaaaatatcaaaataacaCTAGCCACCATATCTTTTAATATGTATAACCAAAAAAACAGGGACAAAACATCGTTCACGAGTAACAAGTAACAAATAATCTCACATCGTTAACGTGAACATTAAAAGAAATCTAGAAGAACATCAAGTAAATTCAAACATATGTGTATAAATATTCCGAGCACTCACAATTCTGCGAAATGTAATCTCGAAGCTGAGCTCAGGATCCAACCTGACATCAGAATGCTCCGATGATTTTTCGTTTTTAGTGCCGAAAACAGAGGAAGCCTTGACCGGGTTCAGCGTCACCAGCTTAAACCCATTGCTGCTCTCGTTTACAAAGCCATTGGAATGCTTCCGAGCTGGGTGGAACTCAATCCTCCTATGGAACAGCGCCACCGTATCGGACTCCGGCTCGGCCCTGCCCACCCCATTCGAACTGATCGTCGTCGTCGCCGTTTCCGCCATATATAAATCGAGCTCCAAACACCTCTCTTGCACCTCAAAAACACATAAATTCTCTAAAAAGAAGTTTGTGGATTTCGATATAGATTTTGCAGCACAATCTCATgcacaaagaaaagatgaaAGCGTGAATGAATCCGAGAGATTAAGCTTTCGATAATGTCGGCGACGAGTGCTGGTTATGAATGCCTAGGGTTTACATTACATATATACcaacttctttttcttcttgtcTCTAACtaacttcttttttcttttgtctcTAAACTCTAATTTGATTAGGAATTTGCCTTTAgcgtttgtttgttttttactctataaatagaggcataatATAATATggtgtaaatttataatttaaggCATGAATCACATTTTATATATCTtatgaataataattatataagtactactccctccgtccacgaagattaagaaatgtgtataaagtagataaagtgagttgatggaaattatttaaatattaagtatagagagagagtgtattgtcaaaaaaggaaacaggacatttcatttgggacaacccaaaaaggaaaataggacatttcgtttgggacggagggagtataaaatttctttaaatataaaattataatattacgTTTCTATgtgtgtataaatataaaattataatactaTGTTTTTATGTGTGTATTGATCAAACGTAAAGTTGTTAATGCTTAAGgccaaatattttataattgttcaaatatttatgttacgtttttaaattttttattacgtCAAAGCAAACGAAGCATaaagtaataaataaaatttatgccATCCTTTTTGACAATTATATGTCAAAGCAAATACAAACATGCCAACTATTTCCATCTACAaaccattaaaaaaattattattaattctaatATCTCAGCTCAGAATTTTAGCCGACATTACTGGTAAAATTGTGACTCATAACTTTTGAGCCCCATGCAGTGACGAACAGCCCACAAACAAAAATCAATTGGCCCAAAAAAACAAGGCCCATCATATATAATTATGAATGGGCTATATTTTTGCtatcataaattcataattcGAATTCCACAAGTTAAATTTGGGCCTTGGTTATCTATTCATTATGGgcttcttttattttatgtttactTGGTGTATTTCTTTTAAGGAACCTggtcatattattattattattattattattattattattattattattattattattattattatattagcatgtaaatatacaaattttattttattttttgtattttttaaaatttaacatgatttctgttttctactaaaaaatacatgaatttaacattttttcttacacctttttgtttcatttaggatataaatacaaatattatccAACACTACTTTTGTGAAGAGTTATTAggtatttctttttatttttttaataaaatttcaatttaattatccaACACTAGTTAAAGTTTAAACAATTCAACATGTACATGTTGCACGTAAATGGAGTTTATCCAATGCACATTATAGGTAgcgattttgattttttttttcattatcaaattatatatatatatataaaataatttctcAATTATGTATTGAGCTTTGTTGTCATCATGtcatgatttaattttttttttttttttgggctcgACATATTTAGTAAATTATTTTCGAAGTGTTAATTTAACTAATTTAGTAGTGTGTATGAAGCCACCCACCACGATAAATGCAAATCATTAATCTCTCATACTTGCTTTGTTTTCAACCTGTCATTATTGGAATGCCGCTGTCTGCCTCATAAGTCATATCCATGCGCCAATTATGGTGTTtattcaactaaaaaaaatttaaaaaatcttttttaaattttaaatttatttgggTATTTAAGGTTGTACATTATGTTTATCAAAATGCACGAGGTGGTAgttgaaaattaaaaagaaaacatgacCCAAATGATTGCATGATGGGTATATGACcgagaaataaattaaattaaattatttaaagatTTATTCTTTGTAGTCACAGTctaaattattttgaaaatatatgtatGCTTCCAACCAATAGCATTTataatcaatatataataattatatatgttcATCAATTAATATCACGACATTAACTTCGAACACttaacaaaatgaaaaaaaaaaaaagtgatagaACTTCAGAAATGGGACCGTAAGAGATATCGATAGAGTATAGTTAGGGGCTgtttagtttttaattattgcttACTATTTTTccaatcaattaaattaatcataAATTTGAACTTTTTCAAATTCAACTTGAATTGAAATTTCCGTAACATTTTGTCCCTATACTGATGCTATAAAAAGACGCcaaaatattttctcattttcttattcGTCATAGCTAGCTCGTATAAAATATGTCACACAATTAAATTTCGACATTCATATAGGATTAAATATATCCAAGATTTTAATTCGGgccaaattttaaaaagtttaaaatttatgtattaacTAACCGAACAATAGTAGTATTAGAAACtgaaatttgaatatattttatgtatttacaAACAATTcactattttttaaatattggagAGTTTTAACGCATGTCGGCATGTGTGATAGGTTCTAGCTTCTATTATGCAATCAATATTAATCCATGATATCTTTTTCATAACGTGGGATAATGTTTAAATCATTTATGTGCAACGgcctataattaaattatataaaaaaaatcatactaaaaaatttaattttgaaggTGTTACTAAGAGACTCGTAAAGATCGTTTACTCATAATATAAGCTCACACAATTCAAGTATATATCCATttcctaaaaataaaataaaataaaataatcaaggtgGTATATTATATCACCACATCCGactattgtttttttttctttgtcaATTTTACTTAATTATGCTTTTTTCATCCAATACAAATAAAACCTTTATTTCTATATATTAAGATTGTTAGTACAATCACTTTTTTTTCcaacaaaatttaattttaggcttttaactattttttaaaaGGCTATAACAACGATATTAACGGATTCAACAAATAGTCCCTCTAATAAAGGATAATTGTAAAGTTagaataaacaatatatttcaCGATATTTATTactgtagacaattaaattgtcgtcgaattaaatcatggcacgtgtaaattcatgaattaaatattcaattatattttctattttattaaatgggattttattcctaaattaaatagatatatataattaatatttaataaaatgaattaatgggcttatggaCACCTAAAGCCCTAAAGCCCATGCAtaaaggcccaaagcccataaagcccacgaagcccatctctaaaatctataaatagaggtgttgggagcTCATAAATGACAACGTGAAGGAACGGAAGATTGAAGAGCataagaattctctctagtatcgcaAGTTGAAAGAGGCgaagaattggagagttcaagtattcttccaagtattcaagtatcttgaagaattctatctagcgttcaagtcttcttcgaatcttcaagtatttgagcattcaaatcttcaagtatccttcgaaatCTTCAAGCGTTCAAGtcttcttcgaatcttcaagtatttgagcattcaaatcttcaagtatccttcgaaatCTTCAAGCGTTCAAGtcttcttcgaatcttcaagtattcaattatcttcaaatcttcaagtatttcttcaaatcttcaagtgatcaagacgttcttacaaattccaagaacgatcttcctcaaatcaagttcgaaagcttcaaggcattcttacaaattctaagaatgttctcaaatcaaatcaagttcaacgttcaatccaaaatcatgacttaagtcccttggattgacgtcatcaaatcaagtatttcaataatCTTCGagtttgttcaagaatcaaatggaagagaagaatcagaggattaactagagattacaacccgcataaatctatcttcaaatctatcaaattatctttgtgacgcgttttgtattttatcaaattgaaatacaaaaatttgtgtttacaaattttggcacgcccggtgggacatctctacctctcatctctactcttcaccaaaaaaTCTTGAACAATGTCCATTCAACCAAATGCAACTGCTCCAGCTTCATCTAAAGGTTCTTCGGAAAGCATCGGTGTGATCACGCGAAGCAAAGCAAAATTGATGCAAGAGGTGTCCAAGTCGACTTCCCGTCTTCCATctatccatgaagaagatgacaactttgagagaagcttcacattccccactgaaaattatcaactccatgcaagtgtcatgatgacaaacacttccaccatggaggaacaactcttgaacttgacaaagatggttgaatctctaaccaagcacatccaagagcaagatgcccagattgcaaagcttaaaggagaaaaaggagattcaagccacgccaacaacgatagggaaggcgaagaaagcgaagaagatggtgagaataacgatgaagaaatctccaaagacaaatcaaagagtgatggaaaaaagccttcaggaaaagacattctcttctcgtctggtggcctcattcccattgaccaactcaaagagttcatcgaagcaacaatgaagaataactccgatggaagctccaagtcatcgttaacttactccaagccatatactcggcgaaTTGACAGTATGAGGATGCCTCTTGGCTATCAACCACCAAAATTTCAACAGTTCGATGGCAAAGGAAATCcaagacaacatgtggctcatttcattgaaacatgcaacaacgctggtacttatggagatcatttggtcaaacagtttgttcgctcattgaaaggtaatgcctttgattggtacaccgacttagaatcaaactcaattgatagttgggaacagctggagcatgagttcctcaaccgcttctatagcactagaagaactgtcagcatggtggagctcacaagttcacgtcaattcaaagaagagccagtcattgactacatcaaccgatggagaaacctttgtctcaactgcaaggatcgattgtctgaatcatctgccatcgaaatgtgtattcaagggatgcattggggcttgcaatatattctgcgaggaatccagccaagaacattcgaggaactagccactagagctcatgatatggagttgagcatgatggCAAGAGGGATCGAAGGACCACCAATCCAGGAGTCTAGCAAATTCAAGCCAGAGTTCAAGAAAGGAGGAAAACCATATGACAAAGCACCAAAGAAGGAATCTATGGCAGTGAAAGCAACTTCTGTGAAAtttctaaagaaagaagttaatCAGGAAGACAACCAGAATGCTCCACGAGATaatcagaactcttcccgagacatggggcaaagaagacttaccttgaaagaaatgcaacaaaagcaataccctttcttagactctgatgtttcaggaatttttgatgacctgctcaaagaaaagcttatcgagttgccagaaatgaagcgaccaaatgaagca contains:
- the LOC130987595 gene encoding ubiquitin carboxyl-terminal hydrolase 23-like, coding for MAETATTTISSNGVGRAEPESDTVALFHRRIEFHPARKHSNGFVNESSNGFKLVTLNPVKASSVFGTKNEKSSEHSDVRLDPELSFEITFRRIGAGLRNLGNTCFLNSVLQCLTYTAPLAAYLQSGKHQNSCRTAGFCALCAIQKHVSRALQSSGRILEPKDLVSNLRCISRSFRNARQEDAHEYMVNLLESMHKCCLPSGVPSESPSAYEKSLVHKIFGGRLRSQVKCMQCSYCSNKFDPFLDLSLEIQKADSLYKALAHFTAKEQLDGGAREYQCDQCKQKVKASKQLTVHKAPQVLAVHLKRFSSHSPGQKVDKRVAFEPTLDLKPFVTGPYDGDLKYTLYGVLVHYGWSTHSGHYYCFVRTSSGMWYSLDDNQVVQVNERKVLEQKAYMMFYVRDRKNVGSKNHVNALQKDNMVMNAIGNAAYSKLNLELKEKIQNGSDKRKLNGSAALSGRDAPVTAPPIEAPSENTSSNINGKLTAEHSDLARNAKCESMGPPTKAPLKEHSSMELNSSVDGSGGASNGGHVATDTCHNTLSVVEEQNTSTVLLSDSSPQVSMHKKESSSSIAMPSGYKDSDEDKPCESAEKAPESAVLSRLSRDQCKMVGPISEMNASTSNMPMGAIGELGKSIRDEQAAKKAVSPNTEVTVENGQRINVQSKEPLRLGITKKKRQDLKVKRKLLKYQAVTTSLSSNLILGGGLCLRKKKHKQKLKRKQCSMLKKSPDTKDMLGENGLSSKLGQSASKESFHQAVVDESTCSREKKAKFVSDGDSSISGDAIDKDFRKRILLDGSTVSAEKQPDIRQSTAQGAGMSEEHQRELRQNDVMNMLTRGLEETTVGRWDDIGVSLSTKSKTRASGAAAQIGYIGDEWDEEYDRGKRKKVRVPVVSFDGPNLFQEIANKRSKTKRAKLDRSRDGNQPFRI